The Cotesia glomerata isolate CgM1 linkage group LG7, MPM_Cglom_v2.3, whole genome shotgun sequence genome segment CGGTGGGTTTTCTAATCAACTGCTTCAAGGTGTCGCCAGCCAAAAATTTAGCAGGCATAGGTTCGCTTATTTTCTTCCCAAATCTCTGTTCTTCGTCGCGAAAGTTGTAGTCAACTGGAGCGAGAACGACGACACTCGAAATTTTCCGGTCCTTCAATTCCGGAACGTCGGGGATCGGAAAAGACGCCCCGCTTACTTTCAGCGGCAAGTACCGATTGTACTGGGTGTTATCATCACCAGAAGCAACGACGTTTACCGGTTTGAGATGAGTAGCGTCATCTCGTATGTGCTGATCTGCAATAGCCTGGCCTTGTGCCGTATTGGGGTCGAAGTGTACTACTTTCATTTCCACACCTCCGGGCTTAAGTGTAGCCTGTTCAACTTTGGTGGTGGTTGTCACCGCCTTGTTAGATTTTATCACGacattgttgttgttattattataactatttttgttattactgGTGTTTCCATCATCAATAATCTTGGGTTTCTTAGCGATCGACGGAATCGGCGCGCTGGCAGACACAGCAGCACCACCTCCGGCACCGTAGAAATTGGCGAGCGCCTCAGGCGGCAAATTCTCGATCGGGATATCTCCGACCTTGTCGTAATCAAGAACTTGAATATCCGCGTTTCCCAAGATTCCAGAACTTAACAACTGATCTCTAATATCGTCCGGCACTTCATCCGGCAAATTCGCAATGTTCTGCTGGATTTTCGCCTCGTTTTTCGGGCTGGGTGTCGTTGTGGTTGGAGCTGCTGTGGTGGGTTGAGTCGTGGTCGTTGTGGGAGTTGTGGGCGTAGGCTGAAGCAAAGGAGAAGCTGCTGCGAATCTCGGGATTGACGGTCCGAGCGAGTTTTCGGTTTTTGGCAGAGGAGTTGCGAAGATTTTCTGCTTAGGATCTTTGATGATCGGCTGGCCCCAGATCGATTGGTACTGAGACGACGGCTGCTGAGACTGGATGTTTTGGCCAAAGTTGAATCCATCCTTTTGACTTTGATTAGGGAACTTTGGAGCCGGGGTTTGGCTGTTTGTCTTGGGAATGTAACCGCTGGTCTGACTTAGCAGTGTTTGTTTCTGAATAGTTATTGCAGTAGGTTGTTGGCGAGTTGAAAAGCTGTTTTGAGTCGTCTGAGAGAACTGTGTTGGATGTACTTGTTGTGGATTGGGCGGAAAAGGCCCTGGATGAAGAGGATTTTCTCTGATTGCATAATGCTGTTCTAATTTTGGCACTGCTCTCAAAATTTCCGATTGTTTTTCttgctgctgttgctgctgttgaatttgctgctgctgttgttgaATTTGCTGCTGTTGTTGTCGTAGTTGCTGTTGATGCTGCTGAACTCTGTTGTAATTAACTTGCTGTTGATTAAACTCTCTAATTTTGGTCTCCTGCTGTTTAAGCCTCTGCTGTTCAAGCTGTTGCCTCTGTCGTTCTTGGAACTGTTGTTCTTGCTGTCTTTGCTGTTCTTGCTGTCGTTGCTGCTCCTGCTGTCGTTGCTGCTCCTGCTGTCTTTGCTGCTCCTGCTGCCTCTGAAGTTCTTGCTGCCGAAAGTGGTCCCTTTGTTTCAACTCTTGATACTTTTTATCCTGTTCCTGTTTATAAATCAACTGGTGCTGATGTTGTTGCTGCTGGTACCTCTGCTGCGACTGCGATTGCTCGTTATTGGAGTAACTCTGTCCAGAAGAAAAGTGGGGCTGATTTTGCAAGTGCAAACTCTGATGTGAAACAGAAACAGCCGGTGGGAAGCCCGGTTGTTGTGGATGATTTATTCTGATACCGTGTGCTGGAGAGCCGAACGATTGAAAAGTAAATCGCTGCTGAACTTCCGGCAGGCCTTGAATAGTAATAGCCGGTCTTTGTTGCTGGCGTTGCACGTTAATTAGCGGCGGTGATTGGAATTGAGGCTGCGAGAAATTCGGTGGGAGTTGTTGCTGCGGTGTTTGATGTTGATGTTGATGTtgatgttgttgttgttgctgttgatGTTGGGGAAACGAAGTTATTCTTTGCTGAGGAAATGTTACAGGAGACTGCGGCAACCGATGATTGGATTGAATCGCCGGAAACTGACCGAACGGTCTCTTATTAGGCGAAATTGCCGGCGAAGGAGAAAACGAATTTAAATACAACTGAGGGTGAGCATTGGGATTGTCCCTATCACTTCTCTTGTTATGATTATTGGGCGGGAGTTTATCAGAGCCGAAAGTTATCTTGATCCCACTGCCGTCAGAATGGTAAACTTCGCTGTCAGGTCTGATAATTGCCCTTAAAGTCGTCGACGGCTCGCTCAGCAGCGGACTCTGGGTAACGTACTCAGTTTTTTCGGTCAACTGATTGTCGGACTTTATTTCTTCGTGGTCTTCGTGGGGCGTCAAAGCGGGTACTGGTTTCTCGTAGATAACTTTGGACTTGCCGTTCCCCTGGTCTTTCTTCTCGTACTTTACGTAAAACACCTGTATGGGCTCCTTAGTGGGCTTGGTCGTTGGCAACACCGGTGGAAGAGAGGTCGGCAAGGATTCATTCGACTCCTTGATGATTATCTCGATAATCGGCTCTGGGTCTGAGCCGTAAGAACCCGGGGCGTGACCCAGTGTTTCGTCGTGGTAAAAATCGTCGTCGCTCTTGGAGCTCGCAAGGGGGTTGTAAAGCGGGTCGCGCTGAGAGTACTGGACTATCGGCTCCATTTGCACCGCATAAGGTGGTGGTCTGCCTGCCCTTCTTGTAAAGTACACTTGTTGCCGTTTTCCACGGTTCTTGTCTTCGGCCCCGGCCACGATCGCGACAGCGACCATGATCGCGATCACCATCTAAAAATTcgtataattattttgatttgttGTAAGTCTATGACCTAATATTTTGAAAGTAAATCGCAAAAAGAAGATATCCTTGATGAGAAACTCATTACTCGGTACTCGATTACTTCTATGCGTTTAATAGAATGTACtgatgtaaaaaatagtttttcgaTGTAATGCAAGTGTACCGAATATGGAGAAACCGCGTTAGAGACGATTCTATTGGTCTTACGTTAAGTCGtgtcaagaatttattaaataagtttctTTTATACGTTTCTAATGTGTATCATcgtattactattattgtctctttgtttttttttttttagtttctaatCAAGAATATAcggtaataattttagttaaaaatttttagttaaaacattaacATAATTACCACTGAGAGTCGCATgttgttaaacaaaaaatcactgaatagagttaaaaaaaaaaaaactaactcaATTTATCACGActaaaattgaatattaaaaaaccaTATTAGAAGCACCGGTACGCGTTTTTTGGTGGATGTCGAGCGAGACAAGCGGCGTGAAGGAACTGAGGACTGAGAAGTGATCGGTCTACTGAGTCCACTTCTCCCTGGTCTGGTATAATTCTTCCCACTACTATCGTGTGTCCGATGCTTCCTCTCTAATATTGCAGACGTCTCGCGATACCT includes the following:
- the LOC123268752 gene encoding putative mediator of RNA polymerase II transcription subunit 26, whose amino-acid sequence is MRLSVMVIAIMVAVAIVAGAEDKNRGKRQQVYFTRRAGRPPPYAVQMEPIVQYSQRDPLYNPLASSKSDDDFYHDETLGHAPGSYGSDPEPIIEIIIKESNESLPTSLPPVLPTTKPTKEPIQVFYVKYEKKDQGNGKSKVIYEKPVPALTPHEDHEEIKSDNQLTEKTEYVTQSPLLSEPSTTLRAIIRPDSEVYHSDGSGIKITFGSDKLPPNNHNKRSDRDNPNAHPQLYLNSFSPSPAISPNKRPFGQFPAIQSNHRLPQSPVTFPQQRITSFPQHQQQQQQHQHQHQHQTPQQQLPPNFSQPQFQSPPLINVQRQQQRPAITIQGLPEVQQRFTFQSFGSPAHGIRINHPQQPGFPPAVSVSHQSLHLQNQPHFSSGQSYSNNEQSQSQQRYQQQQHQHQLIYKQEQDKKYQELKQRDHFRQQELQRQQEQQRQQEQQRQQEQQRQQEQQRQQEQQFQERQRQQLEQQRLKQQETKIREFNQQQVNYNRVQQHQQQLRQQQQQIQQQQQQIQQQQQQQEKQSEILRAVPKLEQHYAIRENPLHPGPFPPNPQQVHPTQFSQTTQNSFSTRQQPTAITIQKQTLLSQTSGYIPKTNSQTPAPKFPNQSQKDGFNFGQNIQSQQPSSQYQSIWGQPIIKDPKQKIFATPLPKTENSLGPSIPRFAAASPLLQPTPTTPTTTTTQPTTAAPTTTTPSPKNEAKIQQNIANLPDEVPDDIRDQLLSSGILGNADIQVLDYDKVGDIPIENLPPEALANFYGAGGGAAVSASAPIPSIAKKPKIIDDGNTSNNKNSYNNNNNNVVIKSNKAVTTTTKVEQATLKPGGVEMKVVHFDPNTAQGQAIADQHIRDDATHLKPVNVVASGDDNTQYNRYLPLKVSGASFPIPDVPELKDRKISSVVVLAPVDYNFRDEEQRFGKKISEPMPAKFLAGDTLKQLIRKPTAENYKKWLEQESQTEPQKQSVVLLVTTPKNQSKGDKEIFMYDVSTQAVSKLSGDLSSAFVDAAESNSESPESIDDSSFTS